From Levilactobacillus zymae, a single genomic window includes:
- a CDS encoding helix-turn-helix domain-containing protein → MDPKETLTVRLNHIILSQGFRQLSMVDLAKQAGVSRAKLYIYFKNKDEIVAAVVERRLRFLEKYPVPAQVTAANLIPTILNALLLMGSTTTQFEHELQEVYPQQYRLFMQASDTYHQQLLLYYQAAQAQHLVVADVPADYLLFQSQVAVRGTLRAVQTGQLTLERGEAYLKVGLTLQLRAQLVATNVTMSPATRAFSQVILNEYYDTYARRKPAAH, encoded by the coding sequence ATGGACCCCAAAGAAACCTTAACCGTTCGGTTGAATCACATTATCTTAAGCCAAGGATTTCGCCAATTATCAATGGTGGATCTGGCCAAACAGGCCGGCGTTAGTCGGGCCAAACTGTACATCTACTTTAAGAATAAGGACGAGATCGTGGCGGCGGTGGTTGAACGACGCTTACGTTTTCTGGAAAAGTATCCCGTGCCGGCGCAGGTCACGGCCGCAAACCTGATTCCGACTATCCTCAATGCCCTATTGTTGATGGGCTCGACCACGACCCAATTTGAACATGAATTGCAGGAGGTCTATCCGCAACAATACCGGCTCTTTATGCAAGCCTCCGACACCTATCATCAGCAATTGTTGCTGTATTATCAGGCCGCCCAGGCCCAACACTTGGTTGTGGCCGACGTGCCGGCAGATTATTTATTGTTTCAAAGTCAAGTGGCCGTCCGGGGAACCTTGCGGGCGGTTCAGACCGGCCAACTGACGCTGGAACGGGGGGAGGCCTACCTTAAGGTGGGCTTGACCCTCCAATTACGGGCCCAACTGGTAGCTACGAACGTGACGATGTCCCCGGCAACCCGGGCGTTCAGCCAGGTGATTCTTAACGAATATTACGATACCTACGCGCGGCGCAAACCGGCAGCGCATTAA
- a CDS encoding copper-translocating P-type ATPase yields the protein MPDHEMAGMPMGQTHSDHTMGEMSMGNGHMMHMGNLKRKFWISLILTLPILVMSPMMGMRLPFQLTFPGSDWLVAVLGTVLFLYGGGPFFSGAQGELATRKPAMMTLITLGIGVAYLYSIYAVVANNLFHVTPVVTDFFWELATLIDIMLLGHWIEMNTVMNAGSAVDALGKLLPQVAHVQDAAGNVTDVRLVNVQTGQTVVVRAGEQIPADATILTGSSAVNESLVTGESAAVKKTVGDSVIGGSVNGTGTFTAQVTGTGETGYLAQVMTLIQNAQNAKSASENLADRVAGYLFYAALFVGILAFIVWLNLTNLAGALSVTVAVFVIACPHALGLAVPLVVARSTALAAQNGLLIRNRNAVEQVKALKFALMDKTGTLTQGQFKVNHLLSLTPAHDDQTVLQLMADLEAGSSHPLATGILTAAKHAGLTVTAAQDPHQVPGMGQFGTIAGTTYGLVAVTYLDQHQLAYDHDQFKTLAAEGNSLSYLIGDDQVLGLVAQGDQIKPTAAKLITYLKQHDITPVMLTGDNQETATKVAQAVGIDQVQARLLPEDKERLVGQYQKQGQVLFIGDGVNDAPSLARADIGMAIGSGTDVALEAADIILVASDPADVVAFLKLAHATNRKMTENLWWGAGYNLVAIPLAAGILAPLGFMLDPMVGAIVMSLSTIIVAINAMTLRLERPRN from the coding sequence TTCGGACCACACCATGGGTGAGATGTCCATGGGCAACGGCCACATGATGCACATGGGTAACCTGAAGCGTAAGTTCTGGATCTCATTAATTCTGACCCTGCCGATCCTGGTGATGTCCCCGATGATGGGGATGCGGTTGCCCTTTCAGCTGACTTTTCCGGGCAGTGATTGGCTGGTCGCCGTCTTAGGGACGGTGCTCTTTCTCTATGGCGGGGGTCCGTTCTTCAGCGGGGCTCAAGGCGAACTAGCCACCCGTAAGCCAGCCATGATGACCCTGATTACCCTCGGAATCGGGGTCGCCTACCTCTACAGCATTTACGCGGTCGTGGCGAATAACCTCTTTCACGTGACGCCGGTGGTGACCGACTTCTTCTGGGAACTGGCCACGTTGATCGACATCATGTTACTGGGTCACTGGATTGAAATGAACACCGTCATGAATGCGGGCTCAGCCGTCGACGCGTTGGGGAAACTCTTACCCCAAGTTGCTCACGTCCAGGACGCCGCCGGGAACGTGACCGATGTTCGTTTGGTAAACGTCCAAACCGGACAAACGGTGGTTGTGCGCGCCGGAGAACAAATCCCGGCCGACGCGACCATTCTGACCGGGAGCAGCGCCGTTAACGAATCCCTGGTCACCGGGGAATCCGCCGCAGTCAAGAAGACCGTGGGTGATTCGGTCATCGGTGGCTCAGTCAACGGCACCGGAACCTTTACCGCTCAGGTGACCGGCACCGGAGAGACCGGCTACCTGGCTCAGGTCATGACCCTGATTCAAAACGCGCAAAACGCCAAGTCCGCCTCCGAAAATCTGGCGGACCGCGTCGCTGGCTACCTCTTTTACGCCGCCCTCTTCGTAGGGATTCTCGCCTTCATCGTTTGGCTCAACCTGACCAATCTGGCCGGCGCCCTCTCCGTCACCGTGGCGGTCTTCGTGATTGCCTGCCCTCACGCACTGGGACTCGCCGTTCCACTGGTGGTCGCCCGCAGTACCGCGTTAGCCGCTCAAAATGGGCTGTTAATCCGGAATCGCAACGCCGTCGAACAGGTTAAGGCGTTGAAGTTTGCCTTGATGGATAAGACCGGAACCCTGACGCAGGGTCAGTTCAAGGTCAACCATTTACTCAGCCTGACGCCCGCCCACGACGACCAGACCGTCTTACAACTCATGGCCGACCTGGAAGCCGGGTCGAGTCACCCCTTAGCGACTGGGATCCTGACCGCCGCTAAACACGCCGGGTTGACCGTTACCGCGGCGCAAGACCCGCATCAGGTCCCCGGGATGGGGCAATTCGGCACCATCGCCGGGACCACCTACGGGTTAGTCGCGGTGACCTACCTGGACCAACACCAATTAGCTTACGATCACGACCAGTTCAAGACCCTGGCCGCCGAGGGCAATTCCCTAAGTTACCTGATTGGCGACGATCAGGTCTTAGGCCTGGTAGCCCAGGGCGATCAGATCAAACCAACCGCCGCTAAGTTAATCACCTACCTGAAACAACACGACATCACCCCAGTCATGTTGACCGGCGATAACCAGGAAACGGCCACCAAAGTCGCCCAAGCCGTGGGGATCGACCAGGTGCAAGCGCGCCTATTGCCCGAAGATAAGGAACGCTTAGTCGGCCAGTACCAGAAACAAGGTCAGGTCCTCTTTATCGGTGACGGGGTCAACGACGCACCAAGCTTAGCCCGCGCCGACATCGGCATGGCGATTGGCTCCGGAACCGACGTGGCCCTGGAAGCCGCCGACATCATCCTGGTCGCCAGCGATCCCGCAGACGTGGTGGCCTTCTTGAAGCTGGCCCACGCCACCAACCGCAAGATGACCGAAAACCTCTGGTGGGGAGCCGGGTATAACCTGGTCGCCATCCCCCTGGCTGCCGGGATTCTGGCACCCTTGGGCTTCATGTTGGACCCCATGGTCGGGGCCATCGTGATGTCACTCAGTACCATCATCGTCGCCATCAACGCGATGACGCTGCGGTTGGAACGACCGCGTAACTAA